A genome region from Thermomonospora amylolytica includes the following:
- a CDS encoding PPOX class F420-dependent oxidoreductase produces MADDALARLLRERDLGVLATLKRDGRPQLSSVNYHYDPGRALIRISVTADRAKTRNLARDPRASLHVSSADGWSWVVAEGTADLSPVAADLHDEAVEELIDVYRAIRGEHPDWDDYRRAMVADRRQVVRLNVERLYGQPPRA; encoded by the coding sequence ATGGCCGATGACGCGCTGGCGCGGTTGCTGCGGGAGCGGGACCTGGGGGTGCTGGCCACCCTCAAGCGGGACGGGCGTCCCCAGTTGTCCAGCGTCAACTACCACTACGATCCCGGCCGTGCGCTGATCCGGATCTCGGTCACCGCCGACCGGGCCAAGACGCGGAACCTGGCCCGCGATCCGCGCGCCAGCCTCCATGTCAGCAGTGCGGACGGCTGGTCGTGGGTGGTGGCCGAGGGCACCGCCGACCTGTCCCCCGTCGCCGCCGACCTCCACGACGAGGCGGTGGAGGAGCTGATCGACGTCTACCGCGCGATCCGGGGCGAGCATCCCGACTGGGACGACTACCGCCGCGCGATGGTGGCCGACCGCCGCCAGGTGGTCCGCCTGAACGTGGAGCGCCTGTACGGCCAGCCGCCGCGGGCCTGA